Within the Gemmatimonadota bacterium genome, the region GGCAAGAACCTGCGCCGTCTGACCAGCGACCGTTACGGTGACGAGATGCCATCGTGGTCACCTGACGGAACGCGCATCGCGTACGCCACGGATCGCGCGAGCACCGATCTCCCGACGCTGAAGCTGGGCAAGATGCAGATCGCCGTGTACGACCTGCAGAGCGGTACGAGCGAAGTGCTTCCGGGACAGACAGGACTCAGCATCAATCCGGTGTGGTCGCCGGACAGCAAGTCCATCGCGTACGTGTCCGATCGCAATGGAACACCCAACATCTATCTGCACGATCTCGAGTCGAATCAGGATCTGCGCGTGACGAATGTGCAGTCCGGAGTCAGCCAGTTCACCGAGACGAGTCCCGTGATGAGCTGGTCGCGCGCGACCGATCGACTCGCCTTCACTTACTTCGATCGCAACGACTTCACGGTCTGGTACATCGATCATCCGCGGCAGTATGCGACGGCGATTCCTGCGCAGCCTGCAGCTACAGTCGCCGTCGCCGGTGCGCCGACGACCGCGGTTCGCGATTCGACACCAGGTCGTCCGAGCAATGCTACGTCGACCTACAGATCCGCGAGTGGCGCGCGCCAATCGGGGACGCTGTCGGAAGCGGAGAAATCCGACAGTACCAACGTGTCGAGCGTCGCTACACTTCTGGCCGACCCTGTGACGGGAATGCCGGACACACTCACGTTCAAGGATTACCCGTATCGTGTGAGCTTCCAGCCGGATTACATATCCGGCGGCACGGTCGGTGTGTCGACTGGCGGCGGATACGGCACGCAGTATGGTGGCGGAACGACGCTCGTCTTCAGCGATCTGACTGGCGATCACCAGCTTGCGGTCGGCGGCGGTGTATACGGCCGGATCCAGGATGCGAGTCTGCTCCTGGCCTACGCCAACATGGCCCACCGCTGGCAGTACATAACTGGGGTGTCGCAGGATGTTGCGTATCTCAACACGGCCGCGCAGGTGTCACCCGATGGTTCGCAGTATCAATTCCAGTTCCTGCGTTACGTAATACGAAGCGCATCGATCACGGCGGCGTATCCGTTGAACCGGTTCCAGCGGTTCGAGCTTGGACTCGGCGCAAGCGCGATCGGGCGCGGCTTCGTTACGCAGACGTACGACTACCTCGGCAATTTCTCCCAGACCAACGGGCAGTCACTCGGCACGCTGTCCTTCCTGTCACCGAACGCGGCGTACGTTACCGACAACTCGCTGTTCGGCGTCACTGGGCCAGTAAGTGGCCGGCGCATGCGCTTCGCGGTGTCGCCCGCGATCGGCAACCTCAAGTTCATGAATTACACGGCCGACTACCGGCGATACGATCCGGTCGTGTTCAATACGCTGACATTCGCGACACGTCTCTTCTTCGATGGCTCCTACGGGCGCGACGCATTCCAGCTTCCGATCTACGTTGGCAGTCCGGACTTCGTGCGCGGGTACGACCAGTCGAGCTTCTACGGCGGCTATTCGTGTTCGTCGTTCCTCAACACGGGCAGCGTGTATGCAAACGGCTGCTCGGCGCCGCAGCTGATCGGAACGCGCGCAGTTGTGTTCAACGAGGAGCTGCGCTTCCCCATTATCCGGCGCTTCGATCTGGGAGCGCTTCCGATCGGGATACCTCCCGTCGACGGCGCACTGTTCTATGATGCGGGCCTTGCATGGAACGCGGGCCAGGCGATCCACTTCGCGCGGCCGCGCAACTTCAACCCGAATCTGGACATCGACAGATACTTCCTGCGCAGCTATGGCGGGACAATTCGCGTGAATCTGTTCAATCTCGCGATACTGAACTGGTCGATCGCACGGCCGTTGGACCGGCCGGGATATACGGGCTACAACTGGACGTTTTCGCTGGGCGTGGCTTATTAAGGGCAGGCGCGGATGTATCCGCGCCCTACCTTTGCCACCGTCGTTTACGCCTGCCGCGTGACGGTGTCGAATCCGGTCGTCGTCCATGGCCCCAACGCGTGGGAGAATCCGCGCGATGCAGGGGGGCGATGAATTGCCGGCACGAATGGCTCGGTGAGAAGCGTTTCCGCTGCTGGAACCGTCCCGAAGACGCGCTTCATCGGTTAAATTCCCGCGGTGCACAGACGGCTCTCCATCTCCTTGCTGCTTCTCTCCGCAATTGCCTGCGGCCGAGAGCGCAAAGCGAATACGGACACCGTAGGAAATGCGGCTCGCGCTGAGGCCGCCCGCGGTCCCGATCCAGTTCTGATCCGGCTGCCCCGAAAGGGCGGCACCGTCCGAGCCTACCTCTATCCGCGGCTCGATTCCGTCATCTGGACGGGCCGTACTACCTCCGTAGACCGCGTCCTGGGCTTCGACCCGGAAGGCGGCGCGCTCGCCATCGTAGACGCCAAGGGCCAGCCAGGGCGCGTGGACCTGCGGATGAGCGCATCCGCAGTTGCGACCAAGGCGCAGCTCGCTTCGTTGACCGCCCCGACGGGAACCGACATATACGGAGTCGACGACAAGGGAACGGTCATTCGACTCACCCGCTCGGGGGACTGGAAGTTCACGCCGCCCTACCCTGCGCGCGCCGTCTTCCCGCAGGCAGATGGCGGCCTCGTGATCGACGCCCAGCACGGAAACGATGCAGTTCTCTGGCTCATCCATCCGCCGGACACCAAGCTCCGCGACACAGTCACGCTTCCCATCACCATGCGCGGCGTTCACGCGCAGGTGGGTGACCGCGTTTACGTCGCGACCGATACCGCGCTCGTGGGAGTGCGTGGACGCGACCTGAGCGAGGTTCCTTCGATCCGTGTGCGCGGACACATCGTGGCGCTGGCACCGACTCCGAGCGGCGACAGAATTTACGTGGCGACGACCGGCGACTCGTCGCTCGCTGTGGTCGACCGATACACCGACAAGGTCGCGTCCACGGTTCAACTTCCCGGAGAGATCTCGGATCTCCGCATGGACGGACTGGGCCGTTACGTGATTGCGCGACCCGCGCGCGGTGATTCCGCCTGGGTTATCGCAGTCGCCACGAATCATGTGGTCGGGTCGGTGCGCACGAAGTGGACGGAAGATCTTCCGGC harbors:
- a CDS encoding DPP IV N-terminal domain-containing protein, encoding MTVASRVFGVLAAAAMLVSAAPASAQRYFGQNQVKYRYFRWRVLETEHFLIHYYPEEKLPVHDAARMAERSYSRLSRLLGHQFREKKPILLYASRQDFGQSNINGDLGEGVGGVTEPMRQRIELPFTGDYDSFEHVLTHEMVHQFQFDVFAEGKAGANIQNLEQVNPPGWFMEGMAEYLSLGPNHPLTTMWIRNAVENGSMPTIKQMTDDPNDYFPYRYGEALWRYIGERWGDGAIGEILQSVTTMGIDRGFEHELGITLPQLSDQWRAATREQYLPQLASMQRVRDFATPLLTPKITGGSIFIAPVLSPDGKTIAFLSNGSVKKGEIFIDLYLGDATTGKRIKRLVKTTTNPRFEELRLLYSQGSFSPDSKKFAFTAQTEGRDVLSIADVATGDVVQYDKLPLDGVLSPSYSPDGKHIVFSGFADGITDLYIVDVDGKNLRRLTSDRYGDEMPSWSPDGTRIAYATDRASTDLPTLKLGKMQIAVYDLQSGTSEVLPGQTGLSINPVWSPDSKSIAYVSDRNGTPNIYLHDLESNQDLRVTNVQSGVSQFTETSPVMSWSRATDRLAFTYFDRNDFTVWYIDHPRQYATAIPAQPAATVAVAGAPTTAVRDSTPGRPSNATSTYRSASGARQSGTLSEAEKSDSTNVSSVATLLADPVTGMPDTLTFKDYPYRVSFQPDYISGGTVGVSTGGGYGTQYGGGTTLVFSDLTGDHQLAVGGGVYGRIQDASLLLAYANMAHRWQYITGVSQDVAYLNTAAQVSPDGSQYQFQFLRYVIRSASITAAYPLNRFQRFELGLGASAIGRGFVTQTYDYLGNFSQTNGQSLGTLSFLSPNAAYVTDNSLFGVTGPVSGRRMRFAVSPAIGNLKFMNYTADYRRYDPVVFNTLTFATRLFFDGSYGRDAFQLPIYVGSPDFVRGYDQSSFYGGYSCSSFLNTGSVYANGCSAPQLIGTRAVVFNEELRFPIIRRFDLGALPIGIPPVDGALFYDAGLAWNAGQAIHFARPRNFNPNLDIDRYFLRSYGGTIRVNLFNLAILNWSIARPLDRPGYTGYNWTFSLGVAY
- a CDS encoding SPOR domain-containing protein, coding for MHRRLSISLLLLSAIACGRERKANTDTVGNAARAEAARGPDPVLIRLPRKGGTVRAYLYPRLDSVIWTGRTTSVDRVLGFDPEGGALAIVDAKGQPGRVDLRMSASAVATKAQLASLTAPTGTDIYGVDDKGTVIRLTRSGDWKFTPPYPARAVFPQADGGLVIDAQHGNDAVLWLIHPPDTKLRDTVTLPITMRGVHAQVGDRVYVATDTALVGVRGRDLSEVPSIRVRGHIVALAPTPSGDRIYVATTGDSSLAVVDRYTDKVASTVQLPGEISDLRMDGLGRYVIARPARGDSAWVIAVATNHVVGSVRTKWTEDLPATAPDGAIALNSGRDVIFVDGETLQAVRTVAGGASDFWYFTFWNGFRPRAAGVDQPVSFATADTTTTDSARRAADSAHVATADTAPKPATAAPVAAPVAAAVAAAAQPAQPPHQAAHVPALPAAAPPPTASAAAPFTVSFAALLNESKARILADSISVGGTRARVVPSQRAGTTIYRVVLGPYPNRAAAEQIGRDSKRSYWVFPGQP